GTTCACCCGCTCGGAGCACCCGAAGCAGACGCTCTTCTTCGAGGTCATCCAGCGCCAGGAGGCCCGGGGCTTCGGCGGCGCCAACATCCGCGCCCTCTTCGAGGCGGTGGAGCGCGACTACGCCCGGGCGCAGGCGTGACGGCCCCCGCCGCGCGCCCCCTCTGCCTGGACGCGTACGAACACCAGGCCCGCGCGCGGCTGCCCGCGGACGTCTTCGACTACGTGTTCGGCGGCAGCGACGACGAGTGCTCGCTGCGCGACAGCCGGCGGGCCTTCGACGCGTGGTGGCTGCGGCCTGGCGTGCTGGTGGACGTGGCCCGCTGCGACACCTCCGTGGAGCTCTTGGGCACGCGCCTTTCGCACCCGCTGGGCGTGGCGCCCATGGCGTACCAGGCCCTGGCGCATCCGGACGGCGAGGTGGCCACCGCGAGGGCGGCCGGGGCGCTGGGCGGGCTGATGGTGGTGAGCACCATGGCCAGCCGCACGCTGGAGGACGTGGCCGCCGCCGCGACGGGGCCGCTCTGGTTCCAGGTGTACTGCTTCCGCGAGCGCGCGGTGACGACGGCGCTCATCCGCCGCGCGGAGGCCGCGGGTTACCAGGCGCTGGTGCTCACGGTGGACGCGCCCCGGCTGGGCCGCCGCATGCGGGACCTGCGCAGCGGCTTCGGGCTGCCCGCCCACGTGCGCGCGGCCAACTTCGACGCGGGCGTGAACGCCGCGCTGGGGGCCCGCGCCTCCGGTGAGTCCGGCA
The genomic region above belongs to Corallococcus caeni and contains:
- a CDS encoding alpha-hydroxy acid oxidase, which translates into the protein MTAPAARPLCLDAYEHQARARLPADVFDYVFGGSDDECSLRDSRRAFDAWWLRPGVLVDVARCDTSVELLGTRLSHPLGVAPMAYQALAHPDGEVATARAAGALGGLMVVSTMASRTLEDVAAAATGPLWFQVYCFRERAVTTALIRRAEAAGYQALVLTVDAPRLGRRMRDLRSGFGLPAHVRAANFDAGVNAALGARASGESGIASHASRDFDPSLTWEAVEWVRSVSKLPVLLKGVLTAEDTARAVAAGVDGVIVSNHGGRQLDGAIPPLEALPEVVATAKGRCEVLMDGGIRRGTDVLKALALGAKAVLVGRPVYWGLATGGEEGVGHLLSLLREELELALALAGRPSLPSLDASVLRRRTF